One genomic segment of Intestinimonas butyriciproducens includes these proteins:
- a CDS encoding Coenzyme F420 hydrogenase/dehydrogenase, beta subunit C-terminal domain, whose translation MQAPVEKERCTGCWACANGCPAGCISMEPDEEGFLYPKIDAAACTDCGLCRRVCPAARSVPVEGDVPKAYALHALDRELLEGSASGGGSALLAQSMLERGGVVFGAVFDEAFLVYHDRIENMAELERFQGSKYPQSAVGDVYRQTKALLERGTPVLFTGTPCQIAGLRAYLARDYEGLLCQDLICHSVPSPRVWRAYLSELERAHGGRAASVCFRHKAEGWTRYQFRVEFTDGEAAVMPGKDNPYMQAFLGGLICRPSCHQCPFKGLSRPSDITLADFWGVKQICPEALERQGTTLALVHTEKGAAALEALRERAAVTEVDPVAAVTYNRAALRPSPAAPRRKMFWRAYRGNGLEEIARRCLEPTLSQRFKTAAGGNPLLRAGGKCLHLLRKE comes from the coding sequence ATGCAAGCGCCAGTGGAAAAGGAGCGGTGCACGGGCTGCTGGGCCTGTGCGAATGGCTGTCCTGCCGGCTGTATCTCCATGGAGCCGGATGAAGAGGGGTTTCTGTACCCCAAAATAGATGCCGCAGCCTGTACCGACTGCGGTCTGTGCCGACGGGTTTGTCCGGCTGCGCGGTCGGTCCCGGTGGAGGGGGACGTACCGAAGGCCTACGCCCTGCACGCCCTGGACCGGGAACTGCTGGAGGGGAGCGCCTCCGGCGGAGGCTCCGCCCTGCTGGCGCAGAGCATGCTGGAGCGCGGAGGGGTGGTATTCGGCGCGGTCTTTGACGAGGCCTTCCTGGTGTACCACGACCGGATAGAGAATATGGCGGAGCTGGAACGGTTTCAGGGCTCCAAGTATCCCCAGAGCGCCGTGGGGGACGTCTATCGTCAGACCAAGGCGCTGCTGGAGCGGGGGACGCCGGTGCTGTTCACAGGGACCCCCTGCCAGATCGCCGGTCTGCGGGCCTATCTGGCGCGGGACTATGAGGGGCTTCTCTGTCAGGACCTGATCTGCCACAGTGTGCCCTCGCCCCGGGTCTGGCGGGCCTATCTGTCCGAGCTGGAGCGTGCGCACGGCGGGCGGGCCGCCTCCGTATGCTTCCGCCACAAGGCGGAGGGTTGGACACGGTATCAATTCCGCGTGGAATTCACCGACGGGGAGGCCGCTGTGATGCCGGGAAAGGACAATCCCTATATGCAGGCGTTCCTGGGCGGGCTGATCTGCCGGCCCTCCTGCCACCAGTGTCCGTTCAAGGGCCTGTCCCGCCCCAGCGACATCACGCTGGCCGACTTCTGGGGGGTGAAGCAGATCTGTCCGGAGGCCCTGGAGCGTCAGGGGACCACCCTGGCCCTGGTCCATACGGAAAAAGGGGCGGCGGCATTGGAGGCGCTGCGGGAGCGCGCCGCCGTAACAGAGGTGGACCCTGTGGCCGCGGTGACCTATAATCGGGCGGCGCTCCGCCCCAGCCCGGCTGCTCCCCGGCGGAAAATGTTCTGGCGGGCCTACCGTGGAAACGGCCTGGAGGAGATCGCCCGGCGGTGCTTGGAGCCGACGCTCTCCCAGCGCTTCAAGACGGCGGCGGGGGGGAACCCACTGCTCAGGGCGGGGGGCAAGTGCTTGCACTTGCTGAGGAAAGAGTAG